Below is a window of Brassica napus cultivar Da-Ae chromosome A5, Da-Ae, whole genome shotgun sequence DNA.
CTTTGCCTgctttttttcttatttctttacacaaaaaaaaaaacaaaaaaaaaagctggaaCATGTTACAGCTAAAGACATTGGTTTCTCACTATTTTTCACCTTGGCCTTGGTTGAGATACATATGATAGCAACGGCTGGATGAGTCTATGATACGATGTGGCTTGCGATCTGTGCAGCATCTCAACCATTGATGGAGTCTGGTAATTATAAGCCTGCACAAAGCTAGAACTGTCTCCTGACTCTCCTCTCGATGTAGCTCTTTGCCATGAGTGTGAACTAAGTCCAGAGAGAATGTAAGCTCTTCCTGATACCTCATAGACATGCCTGCTCGCCATTCTCTCTTGCATCTCCTTCATCTCTCTATCCAACGCCACACAAAACCCATCGTTGGACCTTGCTGACACCGTCTCTGCTAACACCTGTCTAAACTCCTGGATCACAGTAACAGCTGCAGCTAAATCTCCCTCCTCTGCTAAACCTCTCGCCTTCACCATTGCCTCAGCAGCTAGAAACCTGTTCCTTTGCCTGTCCACTTCGATGGACACAacaacagcttcttcttcaccaACTGTCTCTGGTCTTTGAATCTTGAGGACATGACTCTCAAGTGTCACAACCTCCTTTGTCAAAAGATCTTTGTAAACACACCTCATCTTCAGAAGCTCCGTCTCATCTCCACACCTCTCAGCAGGGATGTTGATAGACACCAAGAAGTCTCTCTCCTCATCAGCGTAGAGATCACCAATGTCTACACGTCCCGACCTACCATCACCACCCACAAGACTTGGATAACTCCCAGCTTTTATAGAACTAAGACAAACATCTGAGGAGAAACCATCAATCTCCAGCCTCAGCTCCTGCACCGCTACACTCAAAAGCCCACCAATGCACTGAGCAAGAGCGTCCTGGATCACAGCCTCACTCTCTATAAAAGAGAACGTTCCTCCAGAGGCTTCAGAGATAGAATGCATCAACGAAGCATCATGATCAGATCCAAACCCAAAAGAATGAACAGGGATCTGGAACTGAAACCGTCCGTGCATAGACAAAGGAAGCAGCATCTTGTAGTTAGGATCAGGCTGGTTGTTGTTCATGGTGTAAGTATCTCTCCCATCAGACAAAAGTATAACGCTAGCCACAGGGTTCTCATCTCTTCGCTCTTCCATCACCTTCACACCTTTCCTTAGCCCTTCAGCGATGTTGGTACCACCGTTTGCAACCAGCGAGTTCACAGCTTGGAGAGCTAGATGCCTTCCGGCATCAGACATCTTAGTCAAAGGGAAGAGACGACGAGCGGTTGAAGAGAAGGCAATAACAGAAAGCCTATCGTTAACGCCAAGATTCTGAATCACAAACCCCATTGCTCTTTTGAGAAGAGCTAGCTTGGTTCCAGCCATGCTTCCACTGATGTCAAGGACCGTGACTAGATCAAGTGGAGCAGTGACCATACCAGCAGCTCTAAGATGCACCAACACATCAAACTTCACACGGGACTCGCCCCTTGGGACAGAAGAAACCTCAGGATGTATTTTCAGCTCCATCATTTTTTTCAAGCTCTTCCCGGGGAATGCAAGCTGTTGCTCTAAAGGCTCATCGTCATTGAACATAGAGGGCTCAGGAGGAAGGACACGTCCTTGGTTCATGACTCGGCGAGGTGTAGGCAAGCGGTGGAGGAGGTAAGGAGGGTGCTGCATTGGGATCTCTTTCCATTTGGCACGGCACACAGGGCAGACTTGGTTCCCATGTTTGACATTTGAAGCAATGCAGTGGAAATGAAAAGCGTGTGAGCACTCTGCTGTGAAAATAGCATGTCCTCCTCCTTCTTTCATCTTAGTCAAGCATATAGAACATGTCTgctcatcaaaaaaaaaaaagcaatgagTCCATGTTTTATAGATAGACAAAGAGAAACTAATCAAAGTACTCAGCTTTAAGACAATCACCATAACAAGAACCAAACTACAAGTACTTTTAAGCAGCTATTGATATAGAGAACATAATCAAGTTTCCTCCTTTATTACAGCTACAAACAGAAATAATCAAGTTTCCTCCTTTATGACAGCTacaaacaaaaatctaattCAAGACAACACTTAAAAACAAAAGCAATGAGCCCATTTTTGGATAGACAAAGAAACTAATCAGAGTACTAATCTTTAAGACAATCACTATAACAAGAAACTCACTAACTTTAACTACTTTTAAGCAGCTATTGATATAGAGAAACAATCAAGTTTCCTCCTTTATTACAGCTACAAACAGAAGTGTCTGAAAGATGTTTTTCTTGAGCATTTTCCCAAATTAAATCTAATTAAAGACTctatatttcaattttcacaAGAGACAACACTTAAAAATCAAACCTTTCAATGGATAGagtgattttaaaattaagacaagaagaaacaaaaaaaaaaagacaggaAGAAGACAAACTCAATTCCAAAAGTCAACTCCTACAGGAAGTCTGTAACAATGATTTGAGAGAGTGGGTCTTGCTAAAAATCAAACCTTTGAAGATTTTTTAGAGCTGTTTCTGGATAATTTGAGACCGTGAGAGGAAGGTGTTGGGGTCATGGGCCAGTtaagaggagagaggagagcaACATCTGATAATCTCTCTGTGGAGTTCAAAGCAGGAGGTGATTCCTCTAGTGTTCGTGGTAGGTAAGTGCAGAGGTTGAGACCTAAAGCCAGTTTCATCTTCCTCCATTTAGTTCCCATTCTTTGGATTTTGAGTAAAACCTAGAAACAGTAAGGAGGAACcacacaagaagaagagacaAGTTTGAAGTATGGAATCAAGAACTGAGAGGAAGGTTTCTTCTTCTGGTGAGTAGAAGAAGATGAGTGAGTGGAAGTGTTAAGTGGTGGTGAGTGGTGACGAGAGAGAGTTAAGAAGAAGAGATTGAGCAAAGGCTTTGAGATTTGCGACTTATTTTGACCTTTGTTTTGGGTCTTTGTTTTAGTTAATAATTAAATCCAAgtggaaaaagaaaaaggggATAGTATAAAGTTAATTAATGCTTCTGCTTTATGCCATCTAAATCATTTTGACCTTTGCTTTGGATTTAGGATAGTAACGCAATGATGGAGCTTATATGAATCATTGCATTATATTGTTAAGTTTAAATTGTAACTTGGTATCATTtctacaataaaataaaaaatctaaaacaatatcaatattgttttagattttttattttatctgaaacaaaaaaaatagtccgaaccgaaatatccaaatatttatgttaatgaCATTTCATCTATTTTTTTCTAGAGTTTCgtgaatatttaatatataataaatatttattatcaaacttttatagttttaattttaaaaatttaatatcaaactaaatattctcaattaatatttttaaaataaactttgcaatttatcaatattaattagtaaaaaaaaaatagaaatttaattttaaaaaattaaaataaattgtgTGAAAAGtgatgttaaaaaatataataaatttagaaaatcaATATGATTGAAAAATGTTTAGTTATCTGCTATATGAAAAATAGATGGCTATGAATGTAAACACACATACGTTGGGAAGAAAATAGAAGGTATGATGAGGGGAGGTGAAATGATGAGAGGAAGTAGAATCATGGAAAC
It encodes the following:
- the LOC125609266 gene encoding E3 ubiquitin-protein ligase WAV3-like gives rise to the protein MGTKWRKMKLALGLNLCTYLPRTLEESPPALNSTERLSDVALLSPLNWPMTPTPSSHGLKLSRNSSKKSSKTCSICLTKMKEGGGHAIFTAECSHAFHFHCIASNVKHGNQVCPVCRAKWKEIPMQHPPYLLHRLPTPRRVMNQGRVLPPEPSMFNDDEPLEQQLAFPGKSLKKMMELKIHPEVSSVPRGESRVKFDVLVHLRAAGMVTAPLDLVTVLDISGSMAGTKLALLKRAMGFVIQNLGVNDRLSVIAFSSTARRLFPLTKMSDAGRHLALQAVNSLVANGGTNIAEGLRKGVKVMEERRDENPVASVILLSDGRDTYTMNNNQPDPNYKMLLPLSMHGRFQFQIPVHSFGFGSDHDASLMHSISEASGGTFSFIESEAVIQDALAQCIGGLLSVAVQELRLEIDGFSSDVCLSSIKAGSYPSLVGGDGRSGRVDIGDLYADEERDFLVSINIPAERCGDETELLKMRCVYKDLLTKEVVTLESHVLKIQRPETVGEEEAVVVSIEVDRQRNRFLAAEAMVKARGLAEEGDLAAAVTVIQEFRQVLAETVSARSNDGFCVALDREMKEMQERMASRHVYEVSGRAYILSGLSSHSWQRATSRGESGDSSSFVQAYNYQTPSMVEMLHRSQATSYHRLIQPLLSYVSQPRPR